A single genomic interval of Panthera uncia isolate 11264 chromosome A1 unlocalized genomic scaffold, Puncia_PCG_1.0 HiC_scaffold_17, whole genome shotgun sequence harbors:
- the CSF2 gene encoding granulocyte-macrophage colony-stimulating factor: protein MWLQNLLFLGTVVCSISAPTSSPSSVTRPWQHVDAIKEALSLLNNSSEITAVMNEAVEVVSEMFDPEEPKCLQTHLKLYEQGLRGSLISLKQTLRMMANHYKQHCPLTPEMPCETQTITFKNFKENLKEFLSNIPFECWKPV, encoded by the exons ATGTGGCTGCAGAACCTGCTTTTCCTGGGCACTGTGGTCTGCAGCATCTCTGCACCCACCAGTTCACCCAGCTCTGTCACTCGGCCCTGGCAACACGTGGATGCCATCAAGGAGGCCCTGAGCCTTCTGAACAACAGTAGTGAAATAACTGCTGTGATG aATGAAGCAGTAGAAGTCGTCTCTGAAATGTTTGACCCTGAG GAGCCGAAATGCCTGCAGACTCACCTAAAGCTGTACGAGCAGGGCCTACGGGGCAGCCTCATCAGcctcaagcagactctgagaaTGATGGCCAACCATTACAAGCAGCACTGTCCCCTTACTCCG gaaatgccCTGTGAAACCCAGACTATCACCttcaaaaatttcaaagagaatctgaaggagtTTCTGTCTAACATCCCCTTTGAGTGCTGGAAACCAGTCTAG